A single genomic interval of Rhododendron vialii isolate Sample 1 chromosome 3a, ASM3025357v1 harbors:
- the LOC131320733 gene encoding uncharacterized protein LOC131320733 isoform X3 codes for MFWAKPRSLALAADSPLRVEEPKYEGIRHIIFKLLLFYSKQSKSIRGANVVYRRIVSQVDKPAIYNVFSLEKTFKMTFSLLVLHMWLCLRRLKQEGNEGVEFGQYLYELYNHDVEMRVSKAGVNLLLTRWMKDLEKIFYGNIVAYDAALLPEAKQEELENVLWRNVFSDDGSSIPDDSGLRAVQAMSRYVRRESTCLSLTEKEALFSGNFMFTSLENSSSHMPKNTA; via the exons ATGTTTTGGGCTAAACCCCGTTCATTGGCTTTGGCCGCTGATTCCCCATTACGAGTTGAAGAGCCAAAGTATGAGGGCATCAGGCATATAATTTTCAAGCTGCTGCTATTTTATAGTAAACAAAGCAAGTCCATTCGAGGGGCAAATGTTGTTTACCGCCGCATCGTTTCACAAGTTGATAAACCTGCCATTTATAATG TATTTAGCCTGGAGAAGACCTTCAAAATGACATTCTCTTTGCTCGTGCTTCACATGTGGCTTTGCTTACGCCGGTTGAAACAAGAGGGAAATGAAGGTGTTGAGTTTGGGCAGTACTTGTACGAGTTATACAATCATGATGTAGAGATGCGAGTATCTAAGGCTGGG GTTAACTTACTATTGACTAGATGGATGAAGGATTTGGAGAAGATATTTTATGGAAATATTGTTGCTTATGATGCTGCCCTGCTACCAGAAGCTAAACAAGAGGAGTTGGAAAATGTGCTGTGGAG GAATGTGTTCTCCGATGATGGCTCATCAATACCAGATGATTCTGGTTTACGTGCAGTTCAG GCTATGTCAAGGTATGTTCGCAGGGAATCTACTTGCCTCTCGTTAACAG AAAAAGAAGCTTTATTTTCTGGGAACTTTATGTTCACGTCATTGGAGAATTCGTCGAGCCATATGCCAAAGAATACAGCATAG
- the LOC131320733 gene encoding uncharacterized protein LOC131320733 isoform X1, with the protein MFSRWSRAVTYLYRVGPQKDVVIRRDFCSLSGRGYSKVAATAEVPAGVDSGEKGHANMPEVNLNKMFWAKPRSLALAADSPLRVEEPKYEGIRHIIFKLLLFYSKQSKSIRGANVVYRRIVSQVDKPAIYNVFSLEKTFKMTFSLLVLHMWLCLRRLKQEGNEGVEFGQYLYELYNHDVEMRVSKAGVNLLLTRWMKDLEKIFYGNIVAYDAALLPEAKQEELENVLWRNVFSDDGSSIPDDSGLRAVQAMSRYVRRESTCLSLTEKEALFSGNFMFTSLENSSSHMPKNTA; encoded by the exons ATGTTTTCGAGATGGAGCAGAGCCGTGACGTATCTCTATAGGGTTGGACCACAGAAGGACGTGGTAATCAGGAGAGATTTCTGTTCTCTCTCGGGCCGAGGGTATTCGAAAGTGGCTGCCACTGCTGAGGTGCCGGCAGGGGTGGATTCCGGTGAGAAAGGCCATGCGAATATGCCGGAG GTAAACTTGAATAAGATGTTTTGGGCTAAACCCCGTTCATTGGCTTTGGCCGCTGATTCCCCATTACGAGTTGAAGAGCCAAAGTATGAGGGCATCAGGCATATAATTTTCAAGCTGCTGCTATTTTATAGTAAACAAAGCAAGTCCATTCGAGGGGCAAATGTTGTTTACCGCCGCATCGTTTCACAAGTTGATAAACCTGCCATTTATAATG TATTTAGCCTGGAGAAGACCTTCAAAATGACATTCTCTTTGCTCGTGCTTCACATGTGGCTTTGCTTACGCCGGTTGAAACAAGAGGGAAATGAAGGTGTTGAGTTTGGGCAGTACTTGTACGAGTTATACAATCATGATGTAGAGATGCGAGTATCTAAGGCTGGG GTTAACTTACTATTGACTAGATGGATGAAGGATTTGGAGAAGATATTTTATGGAAATATTGTTGCTTATGATGCTGCCCTGCTACCAGAAGCTAAACAAGAGGAGTTGGAAAATGTGCTGTGGAG GAATGTGTTCTCCGATGATGGCTCATCAATACCAGATGATTCTGGTTTACGTGCAGTTCAG GCTATGTCAAGGTATGTTCGCAGGGAATCTACTTGCCTCTCGTTAACAG AAAAAGAAGCTTTATTTTCTGGGAACTTTATGTTCACGTCATTGGAGAATTCGTCGAGCCATATGCCAAAGAATACAGCATAG
- the LOC131320733 gene encoding uncharacterized protein LOC131320733 isoform X2: protein MFSRWSRAVTYLYRVGPQKDVVIRRDFCSLSGRGYSKVAATAEVPAGVDSGEKGHANMPEVNLNKMFWAKPRSLALAADSPLRVEEPKYEGIRHIIFKLLLFYSKQSKSIRGANVVYRRIVSQVDKPAIYNVFSLEKTFKMTFSLLVLHMWLCLRRLKQEGNEGVEFGQYLYELYNHDVEMRVSKAGVNLLLTRWMKDLEKIFYGNIVAYDAALLPEAKQEELENVLWRNVFSDDGSSIPDDSGLRAVQEIHLGLKSEKKGRKRS from the exons ATGTTTTCGAGATGGAGCAGAGCCGTGACGTATCTCTATAGGGTTGGACCACAGAAGGACGTGGTAATCAGGAGAGATTTCTGTTCTCTCTCGGGCCGAGGGTATTCGAAAGTGGCTGCCACTGCTGAGGTGCCGGCAGGGGTGGATTCCGGTGAGAAAGGCCATGCGAATATGCCGGAG GTAAACTTGAATAAGATGTTTTGGGCTAAACCCCGTTCATTGGCTTTGGCCGCTGATTCCCCATTACGAGTTGAAGAGCCAAAGTATGAGGGCATCAGGCATATAATTTTCAAGCTGCTGCTATTTTATAGTAAACAAAGCAAGTCCATTCGAGGGGCAAATGTTGTTTACCGCCGCATCGTTTCACAAGTTGATAAACCTGCCATTTATAATG TATTTAGCCTGGAGAAGACCTTCAAAATGACATTCTCTTTGCTCGTGCTTCACATGTGGCTTTGCTTACGCCGGTTGAAACAAGAGGGAAATGAAGGTGTTGAGTTTGGGCAGTACTTGTACGAGTTATACAATCATGATGTAGAGATGCGAGTATCTAAGGCTGGG GTTAACTTACTATTGACTAGATGGATGAAGGATTTGGAGAAGATATTTTATGGAAATATTGTTGCTTATGATGCTGCCCTGCTACCAGAAGCTAAACAAGAGGAGTTGGAAAATGTGCTGTGGAG GAATGTGTTCTCCGATGATGGCTCATCAATACCAGATGATTCTGGTTTACGTGCAGTTCAG GAAATACATCTTGGATTAAAAAGCgaaaagaaagggagaaaaagaagtTGA
- the LOC131321281 gene encoding uncharacterized protein LOC131321281: MTVSEYVQKFQSLSCFAPELVATEERKCRRFEKGLHSIVRRMVMVQRKMKFLEVVECARSIEIPKEAQRNSKVWESRQPVGSLSYSSSSFGSQRRKRQMEPSQQPSNQSNFRVPSSSGTRGALSRPLPVCYKCNQPGHIRAQCPHLEKACYICESISPPLFIETPLGGRTPLDHICRAYELVICDRRFVFDYIILGMSGFDLILGMDWLSTFHATIDYFKRRVRICPFEGPCFQFFGERPEPLKQYLCGSREHESIYSLLASLTLDENASVRGELPLVVCDFSDVFPKELPGLPPEREIEFIDLLIGTTLISVPPYRFAPAELKELKTQL; this comes from the exons ATGACTGTCTCAGAGTACGTGCAAAAATTCCAATCCTTGTCTTGTTTCGCtccagagttggtggcgacaGAGGAGAGAAAGTGTCGACGATTTGAGAAGGGGCTGCATAGTATCGTGAGGAGAATGGTAATGGTCCAACGTAAGATGAAGTTCTTAGAAGTCGTAGAGTGCGCAAGGAGCATCGAAATACCGAAGGAGGCACAACGAAATTCGAAGGTCTGGGAGTCGAGGCAACCGGTGGGGAGTTTGAGTTATTCTTCGAGTAGTTTTGGGAGTCAAAGACGGAAGAGACAGATGGAACCATCTCAGCAACCATCTAATCAATCCAACTTTAGGGTACCTTCTTCTTCAGGGACTCGAGGTGCTTTGTCTAGACCTCTGCCTGTGTGCTACAAGTGTAATCAACCTGGACACattcgtgctcagtgtccacACCTCGAGAAGGCTTGTTACATTTGTG AGAGTATTAGTCCTCCTTTATTCATTGAGACACCTTTAGGGGGTAGAACGCCTCTTGATCATATATGTCGAGCTTATGAGTTAGTCATTTGTGACCGTCGTTTTGTATTCGACTACATCATTTTGGGAATGTCAgggtttgatcttatcttgggaatggattggttgtccACATTTCATGCTACTATCGATTATTTcaagcgtcgagttcgtatttgtcctTTTGAGGGTCCTTGTTTCCAATTCTTTGGGGAACGTCCGGAGCCATTGAAACAGTACCTATGTGGGTCTCGAGAGCACGAGTCAATTTATTCCTTGTTGGCGAGTTTGACATTAGATGAGAATGCCTCTGTGCGTGGAGAGTTACCCTTAGTGGTTTGCGATTTTTCGGACGTGTTTCCGAAAGAGTTACCTGGCTTACCTcccgagagagagattgagttcaTTGATTTGCTTATTGGTACCACTCTTATCTCCGTACCTCCGTATCGTTTCGCGCCCGCCGAATTGAAAGAGTTAAAAACCCAGTTGTAG